In one window of Leptospira sp. GIMC2001 DNA:
- a CDS encoding NADH-quinone oxidoreductase subunit C, with the protein MIEQVEEFLQKSFSHFLIDQDKKNSNIPHFYIKPEGIVPIIQALKEHKTLAFQFLNDLTAVDWLGTNISTRFEVLYLLKSPKNQHFQIQLRVPVEEGDSVPSITSIFKGANWPEREVYDLFGIEFLNHPYMERILLPDNFVGYPLRKDYPLEGPGQDYLIENLLEIHTKEDITEGI; encoded by the coding sequence ATGATAGAGCAAGTCGAAGAATTCTTACAAAAGTCTTTTTCTCATTTTCTGATCGATCAGGATAAGAAAAATTCCAATATTCCTCATTTCTATATCAAGCCTGAGGGAATAGTGCCCATTATCCAAGCACTGAAAGAGCACAAAACTTTGGCTTTTCAATTTTTAAATGACTTAACAGCTGTTGATTGGCTAGGAACGAATATTTCCACTCGCTTTGAAGTTCTTTATTTATTGAAATCTCCCAAGAATCAACATTTTCAGATTCAATTGCGAGTTCCTGTAGAAGAAGGGGATTCCGTTCCGTCGATCACATCTATTTTCAAAGGAGCAAATTGGCCTGAACGAGAAGTCTATGATTTGTTCGGCATTGAATTTCTGAATCATCCGTATATGGAGAGAATTTTATTGCCTGACAATTTTGTGGGTTACCCTCTTCGTAAGGACTATCCTTTGGAAGGTCCAGGTCAAGACTACTTGATCGAGAATCTATTAGAAATCCATACCAAAGAAGATATCACGGAGGGCATTTAA
- a CDS encoding NADH-quinone oxidoreductase subunit B produces MGLKDLLTRPGEMLGDMVQVASIDSVVQWGQSYSLWPYPFATACCGVEYMGVSCSDNDIARFGAERPSFSPRQADMILVLGTITYKMAPVLREIYEQMAEPKFVVSVGACASSGGMFHTYGVLQGIDRILPVDVYVPGCPPRPEAILDAVIKLQEKVKTQGIEARRQEVMQKIQEINLRNKPLVVR; encoded by the coding sequence ATGGGATTGAAAGATTTACTCACTAGACCTGGCGAAATGCTAGGAGACATGGTTCAAGTTGCAAGCATAGACTCTGTTGTTCAGTGGGGACAATCGTATTCACTCTGGCCGTATCCTTTTGCGACAGCATGTTGTGGTGTTGAATATATGGGAGTGTCTTGTTCTGATAATGATATAGCAAGGTTTGGTGCAGAACGTCCATCCTTTTCCCCAAGACAAGCTGATATGATTTTGGTATTAGGAACGATCACTTATAAGATGGCACCGGTTCTTCGTGAAATTTATGAACAGATGGCTGAACCCAAATTTGTTGTGAGCGTTGGTGCATGCGCATCGTCCGGTGGAATGTTTCATACCTACGGAGTTTTACAAGGAATTGATCGAATTTTACCTGTGGATGTTTATGTACCAGGATGCCCGCCTAGACCGGAAGCCATTCTTGATGCCGTCATCAAGTTGCAAGAAAAAGTAAAGACACAAGGCATTGAAGCCCGAAGGCAAGAAGTCATGCAAAAGATTCAAGAAATCAATCTGCGAAACAAACCTTTGGTGGTTCGATGA
- a CDS encoding NADH-quinone oxidoreductase subunit A: MGTAPETFAPIAIQLLLGIGFSAIILVLAFILNPRKSSKPADTFECGVEYYGDARSLFNIKFYMVAVLFILFDIEAVFLFPWAVNLISFKQAGLGTFLFLEMIVFLAVLIVGLYYVWKKGALEWD, from the coding sequence ATGGGAACCGCACCGGAAACCTTTGCACCAATCGCAATCCAACTCCTTCTTGGCATAGGATTTTCAGCCATTATACTTGTCTTGGCTTTCATACTCAACCCACGCAAATCTAGCAAACCAGCAGACACTTTCGAATGTGGAGTGGAATATTACGGTGATGCCAGAAGCCTTTTTAATATAAAATTTTATATGGTTGCGGTCTTGTTTATTCTATTTGATATAGAAGCTGTTTTTTTATTTCCTTGGGCTGTGAATTTGATATCATTTAAGCAGGCAGGACTTGGAACTTTTTTATTTCTTGAAATGATTGTATTTCTTGCTGTGTTGATCGTTGGACTCTACTATGTTTGGAAGAAGGGAGCCTTGGAATGGGATTGA
- a CDS encoding replication-associated recombination protein A — protein MVNLFSSQYIPLAHKLRPENFDLVLGQSRVVRDLMRLSKPVSILFYGPPGSGKTTLANILSRVWGLQTRSLSAVSAGVKDVRDVFQEAEKLGTIALFLDEIHRFSSSQQDSLLEAVETGKIILIGATTENPGFRINRPLLSRLQVFRLDPLSEDSLSELLDKALEKYGEGRSLKEEAKQLLIHSSAMDARKLLTTLEAIISLSSADESIETEQVRSYLDSRVLAYDKNKENHYDLISAFIKSLRGSDPDAAILYMTYMLESGEDPVFIARRLVVFASEDIGNASVHALPLAVACLTVTERIGMPEAGISLAQVTTFLASCPKSNASYLAYNRAKSYITEKISTMIIPNHLRNAPTSIHKKEGAGANYKYPHNDPRGFVEEFYFPDNLRESPPQFYFPTESGMDKNLKNHLKNLWQKLNWKKYD, from the coding sequence ATCGTGAATCTTTTTTCTAGTCAATACATTCCGTTAGCTCATAAATTACGACCAGAGAACTTTGATTTGGTGCTAGGTCAATCTAGAGTTGTGCGAGATCTTATGCGTTTATCTAAACCGGTTTCGATTCTTTTCTACGGACCGCCCGGAAGTGGCAAAACGACACTTGCTAATATTCTTTCCAGAGTATGGGGACTCCAAACGCGTTCACTAAGTGCTGTGAGTGCTGGTGTAAAAGATGTTCGAGATGTTTTCCAAGAAGCAGAAAAATTGGGAACGATTGCACTTTTCCTAGATGAGATTCATAGGTTTAGCTCATCACAGCAAGATAGCTTACTTGAGGCAGTTGAGACTGGCAAAATTATTTTGATTGGTGCAACAACTGAGAATCCTGGATTTCGAATCAATAGACCTTTATTATCAAGATTGCAAGTTTTTCGCTTAGATCCACTTTCTGAAGATTCATTATCAGAGCTTCTTGATAAAGCATTAGAGAAGTATGGTGAGGGACGATCATTAAAAGAGGAAGCTAAACAACTTTTGATACATTCATCCGCTATGGATGCAAGAAAATTACTGACTACTCTCGAAGCAATAATCTCTCTTAGCTCAGCTGATGAGTCCATTGAGACGGAGCAGGTTCGATCCTATCTAGATTCAAGAGTTCTCGCCTACGATAAGAATAAAGAAAATCATTATGATCTAATATCCGCATTTATCAAATCGCTCAGAGGGAGCGATCCAGATGCAGCAATTTTATATATGACATATATGCTAGAGAGTGGCGAGGATCCAGTCTTTATTGCAAGAAGACTTGTGGTATTTGCCTCAGAAGATATTGGCAATGCATCTGTTCATGCACTTCCTCTTGCAGTAGCCTGCCTTACTGTTACAGAACGAATTGGAATGCCGGAAGCAGGAATATCCTTAGCTCAAGTTACAACTTTTCTTGCATCATGTCCTAAATCAAATGCAAGTTATCTTGCATACAATAGAGCGAAGTCTTATATAACAGAAAAAATTTCCACAATGATAATACCGAATCATTTACGAAATGCACCCACATCTATTCATAAAAAGGAAGGAGCTGGGGCGAACTATAAATATCCGCACAACGATCCAAGGGGTTTTGTGGAAGAATTTTATTTCCCCGATAACTTACGTGAGTCTCCGCCTCAATTTTATTTTCCAACTGAATCTGGAATGGATAAAAATCTAAAAAACCATCTAAAGAATCTCTGGCAAAAACTCAATTGGAAGAAATACGACTAA
- a CDS encoding YqaA family protein: MSENLTSNSEADSSQESLVRLFAQTAFTVFILVTTVVLFGIYARQELVTVSEWVIQKIGYPGLFFGMLISDSLPAFVPPDAFLILSIAAEMDPIWVIFTCSLGSIIGGSISYCVGRYLIPRFSLGRRLILKYEDKLVPMIRRYGFWAVVLSAMTPVPYSWMAYTVGSFRMKFYYFFGGSLFRILRMTVYFYAMLWGWL, encoded by the coding sequence ATGAGTGAGAATCTGACTTCAAATAGCGAAGCGGACTCTTCGCAAGAAAGTTTAGTTCGTTTATTTGCACAAACCGCGTTCACAGTTTTTATCTTGGTCACTACAGTTGTGTTGTTTGGGATCTATGCAAGGCAAGAACTTGTTACCGTATCTGAATGGGTGATACAAAAGATTGGCTATCCAGGTCTTTTCTTTGGAATGTTGATTAGTGATTCACTTCCCGCTTTTGTTCCTCCTGATGCATTTTTGATTCTTTCAATAGCTGCAGAAATGGATCCGATATGGGTAATTTTTACCTGCTCGCTTGGATCCATAATAGGCGGGTCGATTTCCTATTGTGTCGGTCGATACTTAATTCCACGTTTTTCTTTAGGCAGAAGGCTTATATTAAAATACGAAGATAAATTGGTTCCTATGATCCGAAGATATGGATTTTGGGCAGTCGTATTGTCTGCGATGACTCCAGTTCCTTATTCATGGATGGCTTATACTGTTGGATCTTTTCGTATGAAATTCTATTATTTTTTTGGCGGTTCGCTTTTTCGAATTTTAAGAATGACAGTTTATTTTTATGCCATGTTATGGGGATGGTTGTGA
- the pth gene encoding aminoacyl-tRNA hydrolase, translating into MINHFLIAGLGNPTTRYEKTRHNIGFIVLDSYLSKKGATWSKDKNSVYAKLNDSQITIHFAKPQEYMNLSGKEVARIAKLYKIPVSQILIIHDEIDIPFEKIKNKIGGGTAGHNGLGDIVERLGDNGFHRLRFGVGKPIHPGFAVADFVLQNFSSEENEKLPALLDESCKRIDEWIKERIKVLNKNDLS; encoded by the coding sequence ATGATCAATCATTTTCTTATTGCAGGATTGGGCAATCCGACTACCCGATACGAAAAAACTCGTCACAATATTGGATTTATCGTATTGGATTCCTATCTTTCCAAAAAAGGAGCAACTTGGAGCAAGGACAAAAATTCCGTCTATGCGAAATTAAATGATTCCCAGATCACAATTCATTTTGCTAAGCCTCAAGAATATATGAATCTTTCTGGCAAGGAAGTTGCTCGAATTGCAAAGTTATATAAAATTCCTGTTTCTCAAATTCTGATCATTCACGATGAGATTGATATTCCTTTCGAAAAAATCAAAAACAAAATTGGCGGTGGAACGGCAGGTCACAATGGTCTCGGTGATATCGTTGAAAGGTTAGGGGATAACGGATTTCACAGACTGAGATTTGGAGTAGGTAAACCAATACATCCAGGTTTTGCTGTTGCTGATTTTGTTTTACAGAATTTTAGCTCCGAAGAAAACGAGAAATTGCCAGCTCTATTAGATGAATCCTGCAAACGAATTGATGAATGGATCAAAGAACGAATCAAAGTTTTAAATAAGAATGATCTCTCTTAA
- a CDS encoding alpha-isopropylmalate synthase regulatory domain-containing protein has translation MINKQDKIQILDVTLRDGEQTQGVSFSSEEKLNIAKFLLQSLNVNRVEIASARTSKGETTTVQKIISWAKSENLIDRIEILGFVDGTRTIEWMNETGVKTLNLLTKGSLNHLEKQLRKTPKEHFSDIGEVIHRAKKENIKVNVYLEDWSNGFRNSPEYVMQLVEYLRSEPIQYLFLPDTLGVLSPYETHAGIDMILQKYPDLHLEFHGHNDYDLAVANCLEAVRSGAKGIHVSVNGLGERAGNSPLEAVITALHDKLDARTSIVEKEITNASRLVEVFSGKRISANRPIVGEDVFTQTAGIHADGDKKGNLYANPILPERFGRFRSYALGKLAGKASLSENLKRLGLVLSQEMEKAVLDRIIELGDQNKTVTPEDLPFIIADLSGNAENIVFKITRAKVESGVGIKPSAEITVNYKGQDFSANGKGDGGYDAFMTALREITDSLSITLPALEDYEVRIPPGGMTNALVETVITWKKSDDPIPLRTIGVDSDQQIAAMKATEKMMNLILA, from the coding sequence ATGATTAATAAACAAGATAAAATTCAGATATTGGATGTGACCCTAAGAGATGGGGAACAAACGCAAGGAGTAAGCTTTTCTTCTGAAGAAAAGTTGAATATTGCCAAATTTTTACTGCAAAGCTTAAATGTGAATCGAGTGGAGATTGCTTCTGCTCGCACATCCAAGGGCGAAACTACAACAGTTCAAAAAATTATTTCTTGGGCAAAATCGGAAAATCTAATAGATCGAATTGAAATATTAGGATTTGTGGATGGAACAAGAACAATCGAATGGATGAATGAGACGGGCGTCAAGACATTGAATCTATTGACAAAAGGATCGCTCAATCATTTAGAAAAACAGCTCCGCAAAACTCCAAAAGAACATTTTTCTGATATAGGAGAAGTGATCCATAGAGCCAAAAAAGAAAATATAAAAGTCAACGTATATCTAGAAGATTGGTCCAATGGGTTTCGCAATAGCCCCGAATATGTAATGCAGCTAGTTGAATATCTCAGATCAGAACCGATTCAGTATTTATTTTTACCAGATACTCTGGGAGTTTTGTCACCTTACGAGACGCATGCGGGAATTGATATGATTCTACAGAAATATCCCGACCTGCATTTGGAATTTCATGGGCACAATGATTATGATCTAGCAGTTGCCAATTGCTTAGAAGCTGTTCGTTCCGGTGCAAAAGGAATCCATGTATCCGTGAATGGACTTGGTGAAAGGGCTGGCAATTCACCGCTCGAAGCCGTTATTACAGCTCTTCATGATAAATTGGATGCTCGAACAAGCATTGTAGAAAAAGAAATCACCAACGCAAGCAGGCTCGTTGAAGTTTTCAGTGGCAAGCGGATATCTGCCAATCGCCCGATTGTTGGAGAAGATGTATTCACGCAAACTGCGGGCATTCATGCTGACGGTGACAAAAAAGGAAATCTATACGCAAATCCTATTCTACCCGAACGATTTGGTCGCTTCAGGAGTTATGCTTTAGGCAAGCTTGCTGGAAAAGCGAGTCTATCAGAGAATCTCAAGAGACTCGGCTTGGTTCTGTCTCAAGAAATGGAAAAAGCTGTACTAGATCGTATCATTGAGTTAGGTGATCAAAATAAAACTGTGACACCAGAAGATCTTCCTTTTATCATTGCTGATCTCTCAGGCAACGCAGAAAATATTGTATTCAAGATTACTCGAGCAAAAGTTGAATCAGGTGTTGGCATAAAACCTTCAGCAGAGATTACTGTAAATTACAAGGGGCAAGATTTTTCTGCTAATGGGAAGGGTGATGGAGGCTACGATGCTTTTATGACAGCTCTAAGAGAAATCACAGATTCACTTTCAATCACTTTGCCTGCATTAGAGGATTATGAAGTGCGAATTCCTCCTGGTGGAATGACCAATGCCTTAGTTGAGACTGTCATCACTTGGAAGAAATCCGATGATCCGATTCCACTTCGGACAATTGGAGTCGATTCCGACCAGCAAATTGCAGCAATGAAAGCTACCGAAAAAATGATGAACCTCATCCTTGCTTAA
- a CDS encoding Smr/MutS family protein, whose amino-acid sequence MREIYIRKLHYDEAYQKLDREFQTAFVEGETYVEVVHGIGEGILKKMTIDYVSSQDFLKLVARPEMIRTNPGVTLVEILAPSSDRLRKYLR is encoded by the coding sequence ATGAGAGAAATCTATATTCGAAAACTGCATTACGATGAAGCCTACCAGAAATTAGATCGCGAATTCCAAACTGCTTTTGTCGAGGGCGAGACCTATGTGGAAGTAGTTCATGGGATTGGTGAAGGAATTCTAAAAAAAATGACTATTGACTATGTAAGCTCTCAAGATTTCCTGAAATTAGTAGCAAGACCCGAAATGATCCGCACGAATCCTGGTGTCACACTAGTCGAGATTTTGGCGCCATCGAGTGATAGGCTACGAAAGTATTTAAGATGA
- a CDS encoding A/G-specific adenine glycosylase produces MSPQDKLLFWFHKNKRDLPFRNKPTAYRIWVSEVMLQQTRVSAMLPIYNQFLLRFPDMESLSQASEEEVMANWRGLGYYSRARNLRKACMFVMSNYNGRFPDHLEDALEIPGVGPYTARAVLSMAYNKSYAVLDGNVKRVISRLFTESDEKKWQDYADQFLNRSNPGDHNQAMMELGSMVCSPNPNCAICPIAEHCKAKITNTIALYPPAKKDREKLAIQMHFYIIRRQGRFLLVKDRSRRFFKDMYALPFRIEPQDSEMNLPTEYKTPAYIQELIAELGTEPIPGTCSHSITHHKIQIHLHRCIKDLDFHRAILHGGSEKFTDYENLERDFPSSISKKMMNFSAWGGLFPS; encoded by the coding sequence TTGAGTCCGCAGGATAAACTACTATTCTGGTTTCATAAAAACAAACGAGATCTACCTTTTCGGAATAAACCCACCGCTTATAGAATCTGGGTCTCTGAAGTCATGCTACAGCAGACGAGAGTGTCTGCCATGTTACCTATCTACAATCAATTTCTTTTAAGATTCCCTGATATGGAATCCCTTTCTCAAGCCTCTGAAGAAGAAGTAATGGCAAATTGGAGAGGGCTCGGCTACTATTCTCGTGCAAGAAATTTGCGCAAAGCTTGTATGTTTGTTATGAGCAATTATAATGGAAGGTTTCCGGATCATTTGGAAGACGCACTTGAAATTCCAGGAGTTGGACCCTATACAGCAAGAGCAGTTCTATCAATGGCATATAACAAGTCTTATGCTGTTCTGGACGGCAATGTAAAAAGAGTCATATCCAGATTGTTCACAGAATCTGATGAGAAAAAATGGCAGGACTATGCTGACCAATTCCTGAATCGATCCAATCCTGGAGACCACAATCAAGCTATGATGGAATTGGGTTCCATGGTTTGCAGTCCCAATCCAAACTGTGCAATCTGTCCTATTGCCGAGCATTGCAAGGCCAAAATTACAAACACAATCGCACTCTATCCACCGGCTAAGAAAGATAGAGAAAAGTTAGCGATCCAAATGCATTTTTATATTATTCGAAGGCAAGGTCGATTTCTATTGGTGAAAGATCGATCAAGAAGATTCTTTAAGGATATGTATGCACTTCCATTTAGGATCGAGCCTCAGGATTCAGAAATGAATCTTCCAACAGAATACAAAACTCCAGCTTATATTCAGGAACTGATAGCTGAATTAGGAACTGAGCCCATTCCTGGAACTTGTTCCCATTCCATTACTCATCACAAGATTCAAATTCATTTACATCGATGCATAAAAGATTTGGATTTTCATCGAGCTATTTTGCACGGAGGCTCCGAGAAATTCACCGACTACGAGAATCTTGAACGGGATTTTCCATCATCCATCTCTAAAAAAATGATGAATTTCTCTGCATGGGGAGGACTGTTTCCGTCATGA
- the ispG gene encoding (E)-4-hydroxy-3-methylbut-2-enyl-diphosphate synthase has translation MKSKYNESPFFYKRRLTREVKVGGIGIGGNNPIRIQSMVNTDTKDVQATIAQIRELQEAGSELVRLTVPTSQDSDALVKIREQMKRDKITVPLVADIHFTPSIAMKAVEFVEKIRINPGNFADKKKFAIIEYTDKEYNLELERISDVFLPLVKRAQELGVAMRIGTNHGSLSDRIMNRYGDSPEGMVESSLEFIRIAESIGYKDIIVSMKASNTQIMIQAYRMLVARFYELGMDYPLHLGVTEAGDGKDGRIKSAIGIGSLLDDGLGDTIRVSLTEDPVLEIPVARKIAEKYNVFNSRNIESNSNKKKADNFFEFKEFRNPLQYSRFYSKEIELGNLKIGDNHPIRIEAHLDSVPQNPTQIIGDLIQAGLSTSTSPESIHFPIRTDAELDWIIGAKKLGSIPIPVSFMLQSEMASQFYDRISDLLLLEKWVTYFPYFANEEDEQSFMGALSSYHNNGGVVEWVIRSNEFNRLEELIQKIAKYSLKNSSFSLQCDDYVHDYRKFASLLSHHDYPIVLSGSFEDYDDALYKTSIGMGGLLIDGIGDMIRISYPGEVSEQLSLGFDLLQGCRLRLTKTEYISCPSCGRTQFDLQDTTARIKKRTIHLKGVKIAVMGCIVNGPGEMADADFGYVGAAPGKVHLYRGKEIIMKNVPSAIADEKLIELIKESGMWVEASEV, from the coding sequence ATGAAGTCTAAATACAACGAATCCCCATTCTTCTACAAAAGAAGACTTACAAGAGAAGTAAAAGTCGGTGGCATAGGAATTGGTGGCAACAATCCGATTCGTATTCAATCCATGGTAAATACTGACACAAAAGATGTGCAAGCGACGATTGCACAAATACGCGAGCTACAAGAAGCTGGATCTGAATTGGTGAGACTGACTGTTCCAACGAGCCAAGATTCAGATGCGCTAGTAAAAATTCGCGAGCAAATGAAAAGGGATAAAATCACTGTTCCTTTAGTTGCAGATATACATTTCACTCCATCCATTGCGATGAAAGCAGTGGAGTTTGTTGAGAAAATTCGAATCAATCCTGGAAACTTTGCAGATAAAAAGAAATTTGCTATAATCGAATATACTGATAAAGAATACAATTTAGAATTAGAGAGAATCTCCGATGTATTTTTGCCACTTGTAAAAAGAGCACAAGAATTGGGAGTTGCTATGAGAATTGGAACGAATCATGGTTCTCTTTCTGATAGAATCATGAATCGATATGGTGATTCACCTGAAGGCATGGTTGAATCTTCTTTGGAATTTATACGAATTGCTGAGAGTATCGGCTACAAAGATATTATTGTATCCATGAAAGCATCCAATACACAAATCATGATTCAGGCTTATCGTATGCTTGTTGCAAGATTTTATGAATTGGGAATGGACTACCCCTTGCATCTTGGTGTTACGGAAGCGGGTGATGGAAAAGATGGACGTATCAAATCAGCTATAGGAATTGGAAGTCTATTGGATGATGGGCTTGGAGATACAATTCGTGTATCTCTCACAGAAGATCCTGTTTTAGAAATTCCTGTAGCGAGAAAAATTGCAGAGAAATATAACGTATTCAATTCGAGAAATATTGAATCCAATTCTAACAAAAAAAAGGCGGACAACTTTTTCGAATTTAAAGAATTCCGAAATCCACTTCAATATTCAAGATTCTATTCTAAAGAAATTGAGCTGGGAAATCTCAAGATTGGAGACAACCATCCGATTCGCATCGAAGCTCATTTGGATTCAGTTCCACAGAATCCCACGCAAATCATTGGTGACCTAATCCAAGCTGGATTGTCTACTTCCACATCACCAGAATCCATACATTTTCCCATTAGAACCGATGCTGAACTCGATTGGATTATTGGGGCAAAGAAATTGGGAAGCATTCCGATTCCTGTTTCTTTCATGCTTCAAAGCGAGATGGCATCACAGTTCTACGATAGAATATCGGACTTGCTATTGTTAGAAAAATGGGTAACATACTTTCCCTATTTTGCCAACGAAGAAGACGAGCAGAGTTTTATGGGAGCTCTCTCTTCCTATCACAACAATGGAGGAGTCGTTGAATGGGTTATCCGTTCCAATGAATTCAATCGCTTAGAAGAACTCATTCAAAAAATTGCTAAATATTCTCTAAAAAATTCTTCTTTCAGCTTACAATGTGATGACTATGTTCATGACTATCGAAAATTTGCAAGTTTACTCTCACACCATGACTATCCGATTGTACTGAGCGGAAGTTTTGAGGACTATGATGATGCCTTGTACAAAACATCCATTGGTATGGGCGGTTTGCTCATTGATGGAATCGGTGATATGATTCGTATATCTTATCCTGGAGAAGTCTCTGAGCAATTGAGCCTTGGATTTGATTTACTTCAAGGATGCAGGCTTCGCCTCACAAAAACTGAATATATATCATGCCCATCATGCGGCAGAACACAATTCGATCTGCAAGATACAACGGCACGAATCAAAAAAAGAACCATTCATCTCAAAGGTGTCAAGATCGCAGTCATGGGATGTATCGTCAACGGTCCAGGTGAAATGGCTGACGCAGATTTTGGCTACGTTGGAGCGGCACCAGGGAAAGTACATTTGTATCGTGGTAAAGAAATTATCATGAAAAATGTACCCTCCGCCATTGCTGATGAGAAACTCATCGAACTCATCAAAGAAAGTGGAATGTGGGTCGAAGCAAGCGAGGTATAA
- the msrB gene encoding peptide-methionine (R)-S-oxide reductase MsrB: MNLQIFSKKYKIILILLVILPFVFLVNPVKSNDLDKIPDSGIKWNPPKNWKKPDPKSIEKKLNKIQFNVTQQDGTERPFQNEYWDNKKEGIYVDIISGEPLFSSKDKFDSGTGWPSFTKPISKDLIVIKKDSSYGMVRTEARSKYGDSHLGHIFDDGPAPTGLRFCMNSASLRFIPKEKLKEEGYGDFLKLFLTK, encoded by the coding sequence ATGAATCTACAAATTTTTTCTAAAAAATACAAAATCATCTTAATACTACTCGTTATCTTACCTTTCGTTTTTTTGGTAAATCCTGTTAAATCCAATGATCTGGATAAAATTCCCGACTCAGGAATCAAATGGAATCCACCCAAAAATTGGAAAAAACCAGATCCAAAATCAATAGAGAAAAAACTAAACAAGATTCAATTCAATGTTACTCAGCAGGATGGTACGGAACGTCCTTTTCAAAATGAATATTGGGACAATAAAAAAGAAGGGATCTATGTTGATATAATTTCTGGTGAACCACTATTTAGCTCAAAAGATAAATTTGATTCAGGGACAGGATGGCCATCTTTTACAAAACCAATCTCCAAAGATTTGATCGTAATAAAAAAAGATTCCTCATACGGGATGGTGAGAACCGAAGCAAGATCGAAGTATGGTGACTCTCACCTTGGTCATATTTTTGATGATGGTCCGGCACCGACTGGTTTAAGATTTTGTATGAATTCCGCTTCACTTAGGTTTATTCCGAAGGAAAAATTAAAAGAAGAAGGTTATGGAGATTTTTTGAAATTATTTCTTACGAAATAA